A stretch of the Capsicum annuum cultivar UCD-10X-F1 chromosome 10, UCD10Xv1.1, whole genome shotgun sequence genome encodes the following:
- the LOC124887919 gene encoding uncharacterized protein LOC124887919, translated as MEKGLVLGELEYSEGCCDYSYCRCIKVEEVKGAICRMRRGGATGLNEIPMDLLKCTSRAGIGWLTELFNDIFKMLKVLRWRMMVPPQLKDKFYGVAVHSTVLYGTKCWPDNSHILKLKVAKMRMLKWM; from the exons ATGGAAAAAGGCCTTGTGCTAGGGGAGTTGGAATACTCAGAGGGGTGTTGCGATTACAGTTATTGTAGATGTataaaggttgaggaggtcaagggggCTATTTGTAGGATGCGTAGGGGTGGGGCGACTGGGCTAAATGAGATCCCGATGGATCTCTTGAAGTGCACGAGCAGAGCAGGTATAGGGTGGCTGACTGAGTTGTTCAATGATATTTTCAAGATGCTCAAGGTGTTGAGATGGAGGATGATG GTGCCTCCTCAGCTTAAAGACAAGTTTTACGGAGTGGCAGTCCACTCGACCGTGCTATATGGAACGAAGTGTTGGCCAGACAACTCTCACATCCtaaagttgaaggtggcgaaaatgagGATGTTGAAGTGGATGTAG
- the LOC107852400 gene encoding uncharacterized protein LOC107852400, producing the protein MPGLTAQRNDEENENGCSKSLSSSGFWSKHREDISYNQLQKFWSELSPQARQKLLRIDKQTLFEQARKNMYCSRCNGLLLEGFFQIVMYGKSLQHENAGAHRPCSRVRTLKDQCDGELRATTGSEYDVQDPSVHPWGGLTTTRDGMLTLLDCYLYTKSLKGLQNVFDCSRARERERELLYPDACGGGARGWISQGMATYGRGHGTRETCALHTTRLSVDTLVDFWTALGEETRHSLLKMKEEDFIERLMYRFDSKRFCRDCRRNVIREFKELKELKRMRREPNCSSWFCVADAAFQYEVSHDTIVADWHQAFIDTFGAYHHFEWAVGTGEGKCDILDYENVGLSGRVQVSGLDLSGFNACYIMLRAWKLDGRCTELSVKAHALKGQQCVHCRLVVGDGFVTITRGENIRRFFEHAEEAEEEEDEDSMDKDGNELDGECSRPQKHAKSPELAREFLLDAATVIFKEQVEKAFREGTARQNAHSIFVCLALKLLEERIHVACKEIITLEKQMKLLEEEEKEKREEEERRERRRIKEKEKKLRRKERLREKEKDREKKSCDSNESNSAPDDVSKEESSPNVDEEPNLMSNTDSVSEAGEVNLSSPLSPNDEDEQLLDGYNHPSMQIHSDDYFEEFNMNEGNDSFATDHVRHSGRLKFRKEFEPDSSQKWFDGRRFAVVSGNGGAASKYEPRHRCDNFEASRSTNRLNKQLRSNAAKSSMKDGASKFGEKLNCSNMRMYDRYDSSVCSCNPHVDDRGKLYPNMPRGIGNNKPVNKSGCESDICKPYYGTKYNQVEYVRENCARPKSKMAIRNNLSSRDSSVTKKVWEPMELRKKYPRSSSDSDVTLRSSTFQSESSGIYKHPEPSISNNLGVSNPLQINEEKGIQEFKKSSSETKSDCTNGFHLEDKSLCYVKEVAEDEVDSCLMQRSSSQRTLGLSQSSSSNSDNCSSCLSEGDSATSFSNLHNSESSSTSDSEDCSKNSEGRETSEITQNGFVECYEVAQGKINATDRSEDVSSLTPNSGGTTTVGSFPTTAASANANVNGTLGMRPQSFRPPVHNQGTHFPRFQVPAMDYYYQAPPSWATAPANGFMPFPHPSHYVFASPFSYGLNANTHFMQHGALQHLIPPPINPAHVPVFQSVAPTNDSCSKENVKVSTVGRLKDPHHEANVQRMAPVGQHAMEKSTTVGSGENEESRNSGFSLFSFTPDPFSLKEGIVRNISSNMTTNHIAGDSGCNKKEPIEEYNPFANRIEFPFSDIVR; encoded by the exons ATGCCAGGGTTAACGGCGCAGAGAAATGATGAGGAAAATGAGAATGGTTGTAGTAAATCGTTATCGAGTAGTGGATTTTGGTCAAAGCATCGTGAGGATATTAGCTATAATCAGCTGCAGAAG TTCTGGAGTGAGCTATCACCACAAGCTCGGCAGAAGCTTCTAAGGATTGATAAACAAACCCTTTTTGAGCAAGCTCGTAAGAACATGTACTGTTCTAGATGCAATGGATTACTGCTTGAAGGTTTTTTCCAAATTGTTATGTATGGGAAGTCTTTGCAGCATGAGAATGCAGGTGCTCACCGCCCTTGTAGCAGAGTAAGGACCTTGAAGGATCAATGTGATGGAGAGTTGCGTGCAACAACAGGTTCTGAGTATGATGTTCAAGATCCATCTGTCCATCCTTGGGGAGGTCTAACCACAACACGAGATGGGATGCTCACCTTGTTGGATTGTTATCTATATACCAAATCCCTGAAGGGTCTTCAAAAT GTGTTTGATTGTTCACGTGCAAGGGAACGAGAGAGAGAACTGCTTTATCCTGATGCTTGTGGTGGGGGTGCTAGGGGTTGGATAAGCCAAGGGATGGCAACATATGGCAGAGGGCATGGAACAAGAGAAACATGTGCTCTTCATACTACCAGACTTTCTGTAGACACATTGGTAGACTTCTGGACTGCCCTAGGCGAAGAGACTCGGCATTCTCTTCTTAAAATGAAGGAAGAGGACTTTATTGAAAGGCTCATGTACCG GTTTGATAGCAAGAGGTTTTGTAGAGATTGTAGAAGGAATGTTATCCGTGAATTcaaggagttgaaggaattgaaacGCATGCGCAGAGAACCAAATTGCAGTAGTTGGTTTTGTGTTGCTGATGCAGCATTCCAGTATGAG GTTTCTCACGATACAATTGTAGCTGATTGGCATCAGGCGTTCATTGATACCTTTGGGGCATATCATCACTTTGAGTGGGCAGTTGGAACTGGAGAAGGAAAATGTGATATACTGGACTATGAAAATGTTGGCTTGAGTGGGAGAGTGCAAGTCAGTGGTCTAGACTTGAGCGGTTTCAATGCTTGCTATATCATGCTACGGGCATGGAAGCTGGATGGTAGATGTACCGAACTTTCTGTCAAAGCACATGCATTGAAGGGGCAACAATGTGTACATTGCAGGCTTGTGGTTGGGGATGGTTTTGTTACAATAACAAGAGGGGAAAACATTAGGAGGTTCTTTGAGCATGCTGAAGAGGCTGAAGAAGAAGAG GATGAGGATTCCATGGACAAGGACGGAAATGAACTGGATGGTGAATGCTCTCGTCCTCAAAAACATGCCAAGAGTCCTGAACTTGCTCGGGAATTTCTTCTAGATGCTGCAACTGTAATTTTTAAGGAGCAG GTTGAAAAAGCTTTTAGAGAAGGAACTGCAAGGCAAAATGCACATAGCATATTTGTATGTCTTGCATTGAAGTTGCTGGAGGAGCGCATTCATGTTGCCTGCAAGGAGATTATTACTTTAGAAAAGCAG ATGAAACTTCTCGaggaagaagagaaggaaaagcGCGAAGAAGAAGAACGCAGGGAGAGGAGGAggataaaagaaaaggaaaagaagctTCGGAGGAAGGAGAGattaagagaaaaagaaaaagacagagagaagaaaagttgtgacTCAAACGAAAGTAATTCTGCCCCTGATGATGTTTCAAAGGAGGAATCATCACCTAATGTTGATGAGGAGCCTAATCTGATGAGCAACACAGACTCTGTAAGTGAAGCTGGTGAAGTTAATTTATCCAGCCCTCTATCCCCCAATGATGAAGATGAACAACTTTTGGATGGATATAATCACCCAAGTATGCAAATCCACTCGGATGATTATTTTGAGGAATTTAATATGAATGAAGGGAATGACTCATTTGCCACTGACCATGTGAGACATTCTGGGAGGTTGAAATTTCGAAAAGAATTCGAACCTGATTCAAGCCAGAAATGGTTTGATGGACGGCGGTTTGCTGTTGTTTCAGGCAATGGAGGTGCCGCGAGCAAATATGAGCCAAGACATCGCTGTGATAACTTTGAAGCTTCAAGGAGTACCAACAGGTTAAATAAGCAATTAAGAAGTAATGCTGCAAAATCCAGCATGAAAGATGGTGCCTCCAAGTTCGGGGAGAAGTTAAATTGTTCCAATATGAGGATGTATGACCGATACGATTCCTCCGTTTGCAGCTGTAACCCACACGTTGACGACAGGGGGAAGTTGTACCCAAACATGCCCAGAGGAATCGGGAACAATAAACCTGTGAATAAGTCAGGATGTGAATCAGATATCTGCAAGCCCTACTATGGAACCAAGTATAATCAAGTTGAATATGTGCGTGAAAATTGTGCAAGACCCAAAAGCAAAATGGCTATACGCAATAATCTGTCCAGCAGAGATTCATCTGTTACTAAGAAGGTATGGGAACCAATGGAATTACGAAAGAAATATCCAAGGAGCAGCTCTGACTCTGATGTTACCTTGAGATCTTCAACTTTCCAGAGTGAGAGCAGTGGAATTTATAAGCATCCTGAACCTTCTATTTCTAATAATTTGGGAGTATCTAATCCTCTTCAGATAAATGAAGAAAAGGGCATTCAAGAATTTAAAAAGTCTAGTTCTGAAACAAAAAGCGACTGCACAAATGGTTTTCACTTGGAAGATAAATCACTTTGTTATGTGAAAGAAGTGGCTGAAGATGAAGTTGATTCATGTCTGATGCAGAGGTCTTCCTCTCAGAGGACTTTGGGTTTATCACAAAGCAGCTCTTCTAATTCTGATAATTGCTCATCCTGCCTTAGTGAGGGAGACAGTGCTACGTCCTTTTCAAATCTTCATAATTCAGAATCATCATCGACATCAGATTCAGAAGATTGCAGCAAAAACTCTGAAGGAAGAGAAACTTCTGAAATTACGCAGAATGGTTTTGTTGAATGCTACGAAGTTGCACAAGGTAAAATAAATGCTACTGATAGAAGTGAGGATGTCAGTTCCCTGACACCAAATTCTGGAGGAACAACTACTGTGGGAAGTTTCCCTACCACAGCTGCTTCGGCAAATGCAAATGTGAATGGGACTCTTGGCATGCGGCCTCAATCCTTCCGTCCACCAGTCCACAATCAAGGCACGCACTTCCCAAGGTTTCAAGTTCCTGCAATGGACTACTATTATCAAGCTCCACCTTCTTGGGCGACTGCTCCTGCAAATGGGTTCATGCCATTTCCTCATCCAAGCCATTATGTATTTGCCAGTCCATTTTCATATGGTTTAAACGCAAATACCCATTTCATGCAGCACGGTGCCTTGCAACATCTGATCCCTCCACCCATCAACCCTGCTCACGTGCCTGTTTTTCAGTCTGTTGCTCCAACCAATGACAGCTGTTCCAAGGAAAATGTCAAAGTTTCAACAGTTGGTAGGTTGAAAGATCCCCATCACGAAGCTAATGTGCAAAGGATGGCTCCAGTAGGACAGCACGCCATGGAGAAATCAACGACCGTTGGATCCGGTGAAAATGAGGAGTCTAGAAATTCCGGCTTCTCTCTTTTCTCCTTCACACCCGATCCTTTCTCCTTAAAAGAAGGTATTGTGAGGAACATATCTTCAAATATGACAACCAATCACATTGCGGGTGACAGTGGCTGCAATAAGAAAGAACCCATTGAAGAGTACAACCCATTTGCAAATCGAATCGAGTTTCCCTTTTCTGATATAGTTAGATAG
- the LOC107844032 gene encoding photosystem II core complex proteins psbY, chloroplastic has product MAATIATMAMLNAKCFAKASINNQSKPKPISLLSIQNLPKGLLTSKSSQNPSNLSSIPLTGTAIAGAIFSTLSSCDAAFAAQQIADIAEGDNRGLALLLPLIPAILWVLYNILQPALNQINKMRNQGIIIGLGLTGLAATGFFNTPEASAASDVAMIADAASDNRGQLLLIVVTPALLWVAYNILQPALNQINKMRSE; this is encoded by the coding sequence atggCAGCCACCATAGCTACCATGGCCATGCTCAATGCCAAATGCTTCGCCAAAGCATCTATCAACAACCAATCAAAGCCAAAACCCATCTCCCTTCTCTCCATCCAAAATCTCCCAAAAGGTCTCTTAACttcaaaatcttctcaaaatccCTCAAACTTATCCTCCATTCCTTTAACCGGAACAGCTATAGCCGGCGCCATTTTCTCTACTCTTAGCTCATGTGACGCCGCATTTGCAGCTCAACAAATAGCCGATATAGCTGAGGGAGACAACAGGGGTTTGGCCTTATTACTTCCTTTGATCCCGGCTATCTTATGGGTTCTTTACAACATTCTACAACCAGCACTCAACCAAATCAACAAAATGAGGAATCAGGGAATAATCATCGGACTTGGTCTTACCGGGCTAGCTGCAACCGGCTTCTTTAACACACCAGAAGCCTCGGCTGCTAGCGATGTCGCGATGATTGCTGATGCTGCAAGTGACAACAGGGGACAACTTTTGTTGATTGTTGTCACACCTGCTTTGCTTTGGGTAGCTTACAACATTCTACAACCAGCTTTGAATCAGATTAACAAAATGAGATCAGAATGA
- the LOC107844033 gene encoding LOW QUALITY PROTEIN: transcription factor IIIA (The sequence of the model RefSeq protein was modified relative to this genomic sequence to represent the inferred CDS: inserted 2 bases in 1 codon), with the protein MGEEGEEQRKIVFKDIRRYYCEFCGLCRSKKSLISSHIQSHHKDEIENRKEEGTEDAKGKEGSKMNVCEECGVSFQKPAHLKQHMQSHSIERPFMCHVDDCQSRYRRKDHLTRHLLLHQGKLFECPVDGCKSTFSFQGNMTRHVKEMHEQSASPKVDLPKEYVCSEAGCGKVFKYASKLRKHEDSHVKLESIEALCLEPGCMKHFTNEKCLKEHIESCHQHIVCEICGTKQLKKNIKRHLRTHEEGPISERIKCEFQDCQHTFSTRSNLAQHIKSVHLGAKPFSCSISGCGMKFAFKHVRDKHEKSGCHVYTPGDFEEADELFLSRPRGGRKREPTLFESIMRKRITPPSGTDPAFNQTPEYXSWLRSVESDNQM; encoded by the exons ATGGGGGAAGAAGGAGAAGAGCAAAGAAAAATAGTATTTAAAGACATTAGACGATATTACTGTGAATTTTGTGGCCTTTGCCGCTCCAAAAAATCCCTGATTTCTTCTCATATTCAGTCTCATCACAAG gatgaaattgagaaccGAAAAGAGGAGGGTACTGAAGATGCAAAAGGAAAAGAGGGCTCAAAAATGAATGTTTGTGAGGAATGTGGTGTGAGCTTTCAGAAGCCTGCTCATTTAAAGCAGCATATGCAAAGTCATTCAATCGAG AGGCCATTCATGTGTCATGTAGATGACTGTCAATCCCGCTACCGTAGAAAGGATCACTTGACGAGGCATCTCTTGCTCCACCAAGGGAAGTTGTTTGAGTGTCCTGTCGATGGCTGCAAAAGCACATTTAGTTTTCAAGGCAACATGACTCGGCATGTCAAAGAGATGCATGAACAGTCTGCCTCGCCGAAGGTTGATCTTCCAAAGGAGTATGTCTGTTCTGAAGCTGGATGTGGAAAGGTGTTCAAATATGCATCCAAATTAAGGAAACACGAAGATTCTCATG TTAAGTTGGAGTCGATTGAGGCGCTGTGTTTGGAGCCAGGATGTATGAAGCATTTCACAAATGAGAAATGTCTCAAGGAACACATAGAGAGTTGCCACCAACATATTGTTTGTGAAATATGTGGGACCAAGCAATTGAAGAAGAATATTAAGCGGCATCTTCGCACTCATGAAGAAGGTCCTATATCGGAAAGAATAAAATGTGAGTTCCAGGATTGTCAGCACACTTTCTCCACG AGGTCAAATCTTGCTCAACACATCAAATCCGTGCACTTGGGAGCTAAGCCATTCTCGTGTAGCATTTCTGGTTGTGGTATGAAATTTGCCTTCAAGCATGTGAGAGATAAACATGAAAAATCAGGCTGCCATGTTTATACTCCT GGAGATTTTGAAGAGGCTGATGAGCTATTCCTATCTAGACCAAGAGGTGGTAGGAAGAGGGAGCCTACTCTTTTCGAGTCAATTATGCGGAAAAGGATTACACCACCCAGTGGCACAGATCCTGCGTTCAATCAAACCCCGGAATA CTCGTGGTTACGCTCAGTGGAATCAGATAATCAAATGTGA
- the LOC107844034 gene encoding protein ROOT PRIMORDIUM DEFECTIVE 1 encodes MIGVLQLRWKKPANIPPKAPLSFGPFNSTTQTRWKKPANSAQTRLENRVRDPNLDNLAAHYRRLKLILNLHDLVSAKKRGPFVSVQLLSKWAPHAGITTIAAGDLFRKYPHIFEVFTHPVKRNLCCKFRDKFVNFLKEEQDVVLQNEEESVMRIRKILMMSVNGRVHLHALRLMRTELGLPENFKDLIIIKYNQVFRMVDLEIIELIHGNGVSESFGVAKIESWRKKEYVEKWLSEFEVKYAFPIDFPTGFKKEPGFKEKLKNWQRLPYVKPYERERTTEATEPSSRCDELISRSGVIGKRGFGGVERYEKRAVAVIHEVLSLTVEKSVPVERLAHFKKDLDIVVNIRELLLKHPGIFYISTKGITEIVFLREAYSKGRLIEPNPIYDLRRKMLELILLGNRHTRELRTERELKDETKDMTDDDNGWESREGDFVIPILECFTDHDENDNLN; translated from the coding sequence ATGATCGGCGTTTTACAACTCCGGTGGAAGAAACCGGCGAATATACCTCCAAAAGCTCCACTTTCATTCGGACCATTCAACTCCACGACCCAAACCCGGTGGAAAAAACCCGCAAACTCAGCCCAAACCCGCTTAGAAAACCGGGTCCGCGACCCGAATCTCGACAACCTCGCAGCTCACTACCGGAGACTCAAGCTCATCCTCAACCTCCACGACCTCGTATCTGCTAAAAAGCGCGGTCCTTTTGTCTCTGTTCAGTTACTCTCTAAATGGGCCCCACATGCCGGAATTACCACCATTGCCGCCGGTGATCTTTTCCGGAAATATCCTCATATCTTCGAGGTATTTACACACCCTGTTAAGCGAAATTTGTGTTGTAAGTTTAGGGACAAATTTGTAAATTTTCTTAAGGAAGAACAAGATGTTGTGTTACAAAATGAAGAGGAAAGTGTGATGAGAATAAGGAAGATTTTAATGATGTCTGTTAATGGTAGAGTACATTTGCATGCTCTTAGATTAATGAGGACTGAATTGGGTTTGCCTGAAAACTTCAAGGACTTGATAATAATTAAGTATAATCAAGTTTTTAGGATGGTTGATTTAGAAATTATTGAGTTAATTCATGGAAATGGTGTTAGTGAGAGTTTTGGGGTGGCAAAGATTGAATCTTGGAGGAAGAAGGAGTATGTTGAGAAATGGTTGAGTGAATTTGAGGTTAAATATGCATTTCCTATTGATTTCCCTACAGGGTTTAAGAAAGAACCAGGTTTTAAGGAGAAGTTGAAGAATTGGCAAAGGCTTCCTTATGTTAAGCCTTACGAAAGAGAACGAACGACTGAAGCAACGGAACCATCTTCAAGGTGTGATGAGTTGATATCGAGGTCAGGAGTGATTGGGAAGCGTGGTTTTGGAGGGGTTGAGCGGTATGAGAAGCGAGCTGTGGCGGTCATTCATGAAGTTTTGAGCTTGACTGTTGAGAAGTCGGTGCCGGTTGAAAGGTTGGCACATTTTAAGAAGGATCTTGACATTGTAGTTAATATACGTGAGCTGTTGTTGAAGCATCCTGGGATATTTTACATATCGACTAAAGGGATTACTGAGATTGTTTTTCTTAGAGAGGCATATAGTAAAGGGCGTTTGATTGAGCCGAATCCTATTTATGATTTGAGAAGAAAGATGTTGGAGCTTATCTTGTTGGGGAACCGGCATACCAGAGAGTTGAGAACGGAAAGGGAACTGAAGGATGAAACTAAAGACATGACAGACGACGACAATGGATGGGAAAGCAGGGAGGGTGACTTTGTCATTCCAATTTTAGAGTGTTTTACTGATCACGACGAAAATGACAATTTGAACTAG
- the LOC107844035 gene encoding 50S ribosomal protein 5 alpha, chloroplastic: MALLFTISSPPTTRLYLHSSSTFGHPVSRFCNNPIALQTKSYVNYYIQAPFIFKEKSVLFVKVATDVDNGDSNNTESDEESLSLDNLPLESKLQLKLEQKMKMKFAKNIKLRRKKLVRKRRLRKKGRWPPSKLKKNKNV; the protein is encoded by the exons ATGGCTTTACTGTTCACCATCAGCAGCCCTCCCACTACTCGTCTTTACCTTCATTCATCCTCTACTTTTGGTCACCCAG TCTCCAGGTTCTGCAACAATCCCATCGCTTTGCAAACGAAGTCTTATGTCAATTACTATATTCAAGCACCCTTTATCTTCAAAGAGAAAAGTGTCTTGTTTGTTAAGGTAGCTACTGATGTTGATAACGGGGATTCTAATAACACGGAGAGCGATGAGGAAAGTCTGTCTCTTGATAACCTGCCATTGGAATCTAAGCTTCAACTGAAGCTTGAACAGAAGATGAAAATGAAGTTTGCGAAGAACATCAAACTACGAAGGAAGAAACTAGTTAGGAAGCGCCGCCTTAGGAAGAAGGGGAGATGGCCACCTTCAAAgttgaagaagaacaagaatgTGTAG